The Helianthus annuus cultivar XRQ/B chromosome 16, HanXRQr2.0-SUNRISE, whole genome shotgun sequence genome includes a window with the following:
- the LOC110915936 gene encoding uncharacterized protein LOC110915936, whose translation MSGAQGTLPPGSTTATTYHSVPGGENQSRMDIHSKDDEGKIQIDKIQDKVEDCAGRGGPVFGDAVSATVEAQEQGRRDKPDPGVTGTG comes from the coding sequence ATGTCAGGAGCCCAAGGAACTTTGCCGCCGGGAAGCACGACGGCAACAACATATCATTCCGTACCAGGGGGAGAGAACCAGAGTCGAATGGATATCCACTCCAAGGATGACGAGGGTAAGATTCAGATCGATAAAATACAAGATAAGGTGGAGGATTGTGCCGGTCGCGGCGGCCCTGTTTTTGGCGATGCAGTGTCGGCCACCGTCGAAGCGCAAGAACAAGGCCGCCGCGACAAGCCGGACCCCGGTGTTACCGGCACCGGATAG